In Onychostoma macrolepis isolate SWU-2019 chromosome 06, ASM1243209v1, whole genome shotgun sequence, one DNA window encodes the following:
- the ccdc85al gene encoding coiled-coil domain containing 85A, like isoform X1, with protein MEKAQSLQAQPGSKAPESPAEDISNLTDEELFQWSKEELVQRLRRSEADKMSVILDHSNLIREVNRSLQLHLNEIRGLKEVNQKLQDDNRELRDLCCFLDDDRQKGKRVSREWQRLGRFSASVMRKEVALYLQKLTELERKQEEVIRENLELRELCLLIDEEKGGSGGEGGQSGTGSIGCRNSIDSQSGLLVPGLMRDVGDGSSTSSAGSADSSEHPHHKQPQPPSSGGTGSKSPEIQKARPGKRGEGDRVEISSPDPPVRHRSTSLEYPFVLPQPCRPRCGSISVPDHRLIRGLSPEKYGRSLGHRSPETHPKHHLAPGQSMSPELYIQRHRGSLGSGPGSPEARHLLLGTSELHHDKSKLGGSSPEMLRHQYSMSPEHGKFGSPGRETSPRRLAGEELSPHHRSLYNGVNALISAGCCSNNCRNVKLWDRKKKLIQGGNKTEF; from the exons ATGGAGAAAGCACAGTCTCTACAAGCACAGCCTGGATCCAAGGCGCCAGAAAGTCCAGCAGAAGACATCTCCAACCTCACGGATGAAGAGCTCTTCCAATGGAGCAAAGAGGAGCTGGTGCAGCGACTCCGAAGGTCTGAAGCCGATAAAATGAGCGTCATTCTGGATCACAGTAATCTGATTCGGGAGGTGAACCGCAGCCTCCAGCTGCATCTGAACGAGATCCGGGGGCTGAAG GAGGTAAACCAGAAGCTGCAGGACGACAATCGGGAACTGCGAGACCTGTGCTGTTTTCTGGATGACGACCGGCAAAAGGGCAAGCGAGTGTCGCGTGAGTGGCAGCGTCTGGGTCGCTTCAGTGCCAGCGTTATGCGTAAGGAGGTGGCACTGTATCTTCAGAAGCTGACAGAACTGGAGCGCAAGCAGGAGGAGGTCATTCGGGAGAACCTGGAGCTTAGGGAACTTTGTCTGCTGATAGACGAGGAGAAAGGAGGCAGCGGAGGGGAAGGAGGCCAAAGTGGGACGGGGTCCATTGGGTGTCGCAACTCCATTGATAGCCAGAGTGGGCTCTTGGTACCCGGCTTGATGCGGGACGTGGGGGACGGAAGCAGCACTTCTAGCGCTGGAAGCGCCGACAGCTCTGAGCATCCACACCATAAGCAGCCACAGCCACCATCTAGCGGAGGAACTGGGAGTAAAAGCCCAGAGATCCAGAAGGCTCGTCCTGGGAAAAGAGGGGAGGGAGATCGGGTGGAGATCTCCAGCCCTGACCCTCCTGTCCGGCACAGAAGCACCAGCCTGGAGTATCCCTTCGTACTGCCCCAGCCCTGCCGACCACGTTGTGGCTCCATATCTGTGCCTGACCATCGGCTGATTAGAGGGCTTAGTCCAGAAAAGTACGGTCGATCCCTGGGCCACCGGAGTCCAGAGACTCATCCGAAGCACCATCTGGCTCCAGGACAATCCATGAGTCCTGAGCTATACATCCAGAGGCACAGGGGCAGCTTAGGAAGTGGGCCTGGGAGTCCAGAAGCTAGACACCTGCTACTAGGAACGTCAGAGCTCCACCATGACAAAAGCAAGCTGGGAGGAAGTAGTCCTGAGATGTTGAGGCACCAGTACAGCATGAGCCCTGAACATGGGAAGTTTGGCAGCCCTGGTAGAGAGACGTCACCTCGGAGATTGGCAGGAGAAGAGCTGTCGCCACACCATCGGAGCCTTTACAATGGCGTGAATG
- the ccdc85al gene encoding coiled-coil domain containing 85A, like isoform X2 → MEKAQSLQAQPGSKAPESPAEDISNLTDEELFQWSKEELVQRLRRSEADKMSVILDHSNLIREVNRSLQLHLNEIRGLKEVNQKLQDDNRELRDLCCFLDDDRQKGKRVSREWQRLGRFSASVMRKEVALYLQKLTELERKQEEVIRENLELRELCLLIDEEKGGSGGEGGQSGTGSIGCRNSIDSQSGLLVPGLMRDVGDGSSTSSAGSADSSEHPHHKQPQPPSSGGTGSKSPEIQKARPGKRGEGDRVEISSPDPPVRHRSTSLEYPFVLPQPCRPRCGSISVPDHRLIRGLSPEKYGRSLGHRSPETHPKHHLAPGQSMSPELYIQRHRGSLGSGPGSPEARHLLLGTSELHHDKSKLGGSSPEMLRHQYSMSPEHGKFGSPGRETSPRRLAGEELSPHHRSLYNGVNALISAGCCSNNCRNVKLWDSFDGSS, encoded by the exons ATGGAGAAAGCACAGTCTCTACAAGCACAGCCTGGATCCAAGGCGCCAGAAAGTCCAGCAGAAGACATCTCCAACCTCACGGATGAAGAGCTCTTCCAATGGAGCAAAGAGGAGCTGGTGCAGCGACTCCGAAGGTCTGAAGCCGATAAAATGAGCGTCATTCTGGATCACAGTAATCTGATTCGGGAGGTGAACCGCAGCCTCCAGCTGCATCTGAACGAGATCCGGGGGCTGAAG GAGGTAAACCAGAAGCTGCAGGACGACAATCGGGAACTGCGAGACCTGTGCTGTTTTCTGGATGACGACCGGCAAAAGGGCAAGCGAGTGTCGCGTGAGTGGCAGCGTCTGGGTCGCTTCAGTGCCAGCGTTATGCGTAAGGAGGTGGCACTGTATCTTCAGAAGCTGACAGAACTGGAGCGCAAGCAGGAGGAGGTCATTCGGGAGAACCTGGAGCTTAGGGAACTTTGTCTGCTGATAGACGAGGAGAAAGGAGGCAGCGGAGGGGAAGGAGGCCAAAGTGGGACGGGGTCCATTGGGTGTCGCAACTCCATTGATAGCCAGAGTGGGCTCTTGGTACCCGGCTTGATGCGGGACGTGGGGGACGGAAGCAGCACTTCTAGCGCTGGAAGCGCCGACAGCTCTGAGCATCCACACCATAAGCAGCCACAGCCACCATCTAGCGGAGGAACTGGGAGTAAAAGCCCAGAGATCCAGAAGGCTCGTCCTGGGAAAAGAGGGGAGGGAGATCGGGTGGAGATCTCCAGCCCTGACCCTCCTGTCCGGCACAGAAGCACCAGCCTGGAGTATCCCTTCGTACTGCCCCAGCCCTGCCGACCACGTTGTGGCTCCATATCTGTGCCTGACCATCGGCTGATTAGAGGGCTTAGTCCAGAAAAGTACGGTCGATCCCTGGGCCACCGGAGTCCAGAGACTCATCCGAAGCACCATCTGGCTCCAGGACAATCCATGAGTCCTGAGCTATACATCCAGAGGCACAGGGGCAGCTTAGGAAGTGGGCCTGGGAGTCCAGAAGCTAGACACCTGCTACTAGGAACGTCAGAGCTCCACCATGACAAAAGCAAGCTGGGAGGAAGTAGTCCTGAGATGTTGAGGCACCAGTACAGCATGAGCCCTGAACATGGGAAGTTTGGCAGCCCTGGTAGAGAGACGTCACCTCGGAGATTGGCAGGAGAAGAGCTGTCGCCACACCATCGGAGCCTTTACAATGGCGTGAATG
- the sec23b gene encoding protein transport protein Sec23B: MATYQEFIQQNEDRDGVRCSWNLWPSSRLEATRLVVPVSCLYTPLKERPDLPPVQYEPVLCSRANCKAILNPLCQVDFKAKIWACNFCFQRNSFPPSYGGISEVNQPAELMPQFSTIEYIVQRGPPTPLIFLYVVDTCLEEEDLQALKESLQMSLSLLPPNALVGLITFGRMIQVHELSCEGISKSYVFRGTKELTPKQIQEMLGLMKPATSGQQGKPLAPHDAAASCRFLQPVQTVDMNLTDILGELQRDPWPVPQGKRPLRSTGIALSIAIGLLEGTFPNTGARVMLFTGGPPTQGPGMVVGDELKTPIRSWHDIQKDNARHLKKATKYYEALANRAAVNGHNVDIYACALDQTGLLEMKCLSNLTGGHIVMGDSFNTSLFKQTFQRVFSKDYNGEFRMAFGGTLEVKTSRELKISGAIGPCVSLNAKGPCVSDNEMGVGGTCQWKICSLSPATTLALYFEVVNQHNAPIPQGGRGAIQFVTQYQHSNTQRRIRVTTIARNWADAQSQIQHIESSFDQEASAVLMARLGVFRAESEEGPDVLRWLDRQLIRLCQKFGQFNKDDPNSFRLSESLSLYPQFMFHLRRSPFLQVFNNSPDESSYYRHHFVRQDLTQSLIMIQPILYSYSFYGPPEPVLLDSSSILPDRILLMDTFFQLVIFHGETIAQWRKAGYQEMAEYENFKQLLQAPLDDAQEILQTRFPMPRYIDTEHGGSQARFLLSKVNPSQTHNNLYAWGQESGAPILTDDVSLQVFMDHLKKLAVSSSA, translated from the exons ATGGCGACCTACCAAGAGTTCATCCAACAGAACGAAGATCGTGATGGAGTACGCTGCAGTTGGAACCTCTGGCCTTCCAGCCGCCTGGAGGCCACACGGCTAGTGGTTCCTGTTTCCTGCCTCTACACTCCTCTCAAAGAGAGACCGGACCTGCCTCCGGTCCAGTACGAGCCGGTACTGTGCAGTCGGGCCAACTGCAAAGCCATACTCAACCCACTCTG TCAAGTGGACTTCAAAGCTAAGATATGGGCCTGCAACTTCTGCTTCCAGAGGAATTCT TTTCCTCCATCATACGGAGGCATTTCAGAAGTGAATCAGCCCGCAGAACTAATGCCTCAGTTCTCCACCATTGAGTACATAGTGCag CGTGGACCTCCAACCCCTCTTATCTTCCTGTATGTGGTGGACACATGTCTGGAGGAGGAAGACCTCCAGGCCCTGAAAGAATCCCTTCAGATGTCTCTGAGTCTGTTGCCACCTAATGCCCTGGTGGGTCTCATCACCTTTGGCCGCATGATTCAGGTCCATGAGCTCAGCTGCGAAGGTATCTCTAAGAGCTACGTCTTCCGCGGCACAAAAGAGCTCACGCCCAAACAGATACAG GAGATGCTGGGACTGATGAAGCCAGCCACTTCTGGACAGCAAGGCAAACCACTGGCCCCTCATGACGCTGCTGCTTCCTGCAG ATTTCTGCAGCCTGTGCAAACAGTAGACATGAACCTGACCGACATTCTGGGGGAGTTGCAGAGAGACCCCTGGCCTGTTCCTCAGGGGAAGAGACCTCTCCGTTCCACGGGCATCGCCCTTTCTATTGCTATTGGACTACTGGAG GGCACTTTCCCTAACACAGGGGCCCGTGTGATGCTGTTCACCGGTGGCCCCCCAACACAGGGGCCCGGCATGGTGGTGGGAGATGAACTGAAGACCCCCATCCGCTCCTGGCACGACATCCAGAAAGACAACGCTCGCCATCTGAAGAAGGCCACTAAG TATTACGAGGCTCTGGCAAACCGTGCAGCAGTAAACGGACACAACGTCGACATCTACGCCTGTGCGCTGGATCAGACGGGACTGCTAGAGATGAAATGCCTGTCCAACCTCACAGG ggGCCACATTGTCATGGGTGATTCCTTCAACACATCTCTTTTCAAGCAGACCTTCCAAAGAGTCTTCAGCAAAGACTACAATGGAGAGTTTCGCATGGCTTTTGGTGGTACTTTGGAAGTGAAG ACTTCAAGAGAGCTGAAGATATCTGGTGCGATTGGGCCATGTGTGTCTCTCAACGCCAAAGGACCCTGTGTTTCAGACAAT GAAATGGGTGTTGGAGGAACATGTCAGTGGAAGATTTGTAGTCTCTCGCCTGCCACCACCTTGGCCCTGTACTTTGAAGTAGTAAATCAG CACAACGCCCCAATTCCTCAGGGTGGAAGAGGAGCTATCCAATTTGTTACGCAATACCAGCATTCGAACACACAGCGGCGGATCCGCGTCACCACCATTGCCAGGAA TTGGGCTGACGCACAGTCCCAGATCCAGCATATCGAGTCGTCGTTTGATCAGGAGGCCTCTGCCGTTCTCATGGCCCGACTCGGCGTATTCAGGGCGGAGTCAGAGGAAGGGCCTGACGTTCTCCGCTGGCTAGACAGGCAGCTCATTCGCTTG TGTCAGAAGTTTGGCCAGTTCAATAAAGATGATCCAAACTCCTTCAGACTGTCTGAATCTCTCTCACTGTACCCACAG TTCATGTTCCACTTGAGGAGATCTCCATTCCTGCAGGTGTTCAATAACAGTCCGGATGAGTCGTCCTACTACAGGCATCATTTTGTGCGTCAGGATCTGACACAGTCGCTCATAATGATACAGCCCATCCTCTACTCTTACTCTTTCTACGGCCCTCCAGAG CCTGTTCTTCTGGACAGCAGCAGCATCCTTCCTGATCGCATTCTGTTGATGGATACCTTCTTCCAGTTGGTGATTTTCCATGGAGAG ACTATCGCTCAGTGGAGAAAGGCTGGATACCAGGAGATGGCAGAGTATGAGAACTTCAAGCAGCTCCTTCAGGCTCCTTTAGACGACGCTCAGGAGATCTTGCAGACACGCTTCCCCATGCCCAGATACATCGACACCGAGCACGGAGGTTCACAGGCCCGCTTCCTCCTCTCCAAAGTCAACCCCTCCCAGACCCACAACAATCTCTACGCCTGGGGCCAG GAGTCCGGAGCACCAATCCTCACAGACGACGTCAGTCTGCAAGTTTTTATGGACCATCTCAAGAAACTGGCTGTTTCAAGTTCAGCATAA
- the LOC131543099 gene encoding small integral membrane protein 26-like has product MKIDPVKWNRNASLAYAVGVWTMLGYVYYKYILGHDKVKVENVVEENGPNVEIYETKHTRTTIVYKGDYVPYSTMLLNFYKSTYGNDTESQEKEEEKK; this is encoded by the exons ATGAAGATAGATCCCGTAAAATGGAACCGGAATGCGTCACTGGCCTATGCTGTTGGTGTTTGGACCATGCTTGGTTACgtatattacaaatacattcTCGGACACGACAAAGTCAAAG ttgaaaatgtcGTCGAAGAAAACGGACCTAATGTGGAGATATATGAAACAAAGCACACTCGGACCACAATTGTCTATAAGGGCGATTATGTGCCATATAGCACAATGCTTTTAAACTTCTACAAGTCTACATATGGAAATGATACAGAGAGtcaagaaaaagaagaagagaagaaatgA
- the dtd1 gene encoding D-aminoacyl-tRNA deacylase 1: MKAIIQRVTKASVTVGEEQISCIGRGLCVLLGISVEDTQKDVDYMVRKILNLRLFEDENGRAWSRSVMDRELEVLCVSQFTLQCILKGNKPDFHSAMPAELAQPFYNNMLEQLREAYKPELIKDGQFGAKMQVLIQNDGPVTIHLESPAGPTDPKLLSKQEKQQQRKEKTRSKGPSESSREKAALRSKADPSASSGAEGDVSSEREP; the protein is encoded by the exons ATGAAGGCGATCATTCAAAGAGTAACGAAGGCAAGCGTAACAG TTGGGGAGGAGCAGATCAGCTGCATAGGCAGAGGACTCTGCGTCTTACTCGGCATCTCAGTGGAGGACACGCAGAAGGATGTTGACTACAT GGTACGTAAGATTCTTAACTTGCGTCTGTTTGAGGATGAGAACGGCCGTGCCTGGAGCCGCAGCGTGATGGACAGAGAGCTGGAGGTGCTGTGTGTGAGTCAGTTCACTCTGCAGTGTATCCTCAAGGGAAATAAGCCTGACTTCCACTCTGCCATGCCGGCTGAACTGGCCCAGCCCTTCTACAACAACATGCTGGAGCAGCTGAGGGAAGCCTATAAACCAGAACTCATCAAAG ATGGGCAGTTTGGTGCAAAAATGCAGGTACTCATTCAAAATGATGGACCTGTGACCATTCATCTGGAGTCTCCTGCTGGCCCTACAGACCCTAAACTG CTGTCCAAACAAGAGAAGCAACAGCAGCGGAAAGAAAAAACTCGGTCAAAAGGCCCCTCCGAGTCCAGCAGAGAGAAGGCAGCTCTGCGCTCGAAAGCGGACCCCAGCGCCAGCAGTGGAGCAGAGGGAGACGTGTCCTCTGAACGCGAACCATAG